One Plasmodium malariae genome assembly, chromosome: 3 genomic window, TATGAACATGGTGGGAGAAGTAAAAATTCTGTGCACTACGGAAGAAATTCAAAAttaggaaaaagaaaattcgACAAAATGTACTATAGAAATACACTTAGGAATTCTACTATTGCAGattttaagtttttaaaagatgttacaaaagaaaaagcagTTCTTATTTGTGTTTTATTGAGCTACCATGCAGTAAGTGGAATAATACTAAGTTTTTTAATACCAACCCAAAATGTAAAAGGTAAAATTATGATTTCAAAGCTTTGGTATTATGGAGAAATTGTAgcattttctatatttacatttatagttatactatcttttatttatctCTTCAGGTTTATTGCAAAGtatataaagataataaataagaaacgTGAAATACATAATACTGCGTATCCTTCTATTAGTAAAATCTTTCATAGcagttataatatataattccataagaaatatacacaaataatatatctatataaaattataatttataaaatcaaatatgtatatctgGATTTTTTGATAAgcaaaagtataaatatgcttttttttttttttgttattttaaatgttataatgttttttacaTTGAATTTTAACTTATCTTTTGACCTTGATTTGATGTTATTGTCCATAAAcctatttgtttatttattaagatttttttgaaaaatatatatgggtatatataaatatatataagttaatTCTGTATTGTTTGTGTTGATAACttatcttaatttttagAGTATACTGTAAAAACTAgccttaattttttttttgctttatctGTTTCTAAAATTAACTGATTATTTGTTGTGTACATCAAAAAACCTATTATtcgtttttaattaaaagtaatGATGTGTTGATTATTATCTGATGAAAAGGATTCAACAGTATTTAGTtgtatggatatatatatatatatatatatatatatatatatatatagaaataaaaacaaatgttatgtttattatatgttataagcTTTAAGATAAACACATTATGAAATACAATtgtttataaattctttcttaatattttttttatttttttgaatggTCTAAATAtgaagttatatatatataaacatatccTTTCTAAATAGATTTTTGAGATTAGTTCTTAtggtaaatattttaattttactttagATTCAATTTCTTTTATCTATTTTGTTAACTTATGTGTGTTGCTtaatatacaattaattcttttttaaaaagtaaaagaataaattgcgaaattttgaaaaattgtaatatttttttatttacatacataataaaaaaaagattaaaaggAATACAATTTGAactattaaattatttttataatatgccaaaattgattttttatttcaaaattatttctttaaatataaataaaaataatttttttattactcaaactgttatttttataataattaaattattaataatatatgtagaaTTTTTACGtgaaataagaaaatgtttcttataaattagttatgttaaaaatatttttaattgatgttacataaataaatcatTAACGAAGTATtgctttattaattttatacttttcttttactGTATCTCATCATAAAATtcactatatatatgtagtttAATAGATCattaaaacaaagaaaaaaaaaaattattaaaaaataaaaaaacttaaatgatgtctttatattaatatgaattACAAAGAATAATCTGAGCAATTATTTCCGtattaaatttatgattactataaatatataggcattaaaaataaaattgaatacCAAATTATCAtctaaatattcatatatatactttttatatgaatatgtcgatatttcaataataatgtataatttcaatattacatatttttttgttttattattctgAACGTGGTATTATGTATAATCTAATAAATcgcatatttaaattaatgatTAAAATCCaggtatataataaaatccAAGTTCATGCATagtaatatgaaataatttaaacgTTTAAGTATTCTGAAATTTCTAattgaataattataaccttatatgtaaatattccACGATGAATAACGAGATTCCCATTTCAAAACATTTAACTtctattaaaatgtatatataaagggTTCtaaggaaattaaaaaaaatggattatattaaaatatctgaagaaaaaaattacctttaattttttcttatactttatatattattatgttacttgctaatatatttataaaatattttgtgcatttttccttttgtataaagtaaattaaaatgaaattaagaaatataaatatccTTTGTtgatattttactatattttggTGAAAATATTGAAACGGTAATGCATTGTTATgcatgttttttatttatcatatatagaTTTCTTTATTACTCTTgattaacataaataaaaaagtggATTTtagagaaaagaaaattaagaatagaactttagaaaaatgtatttatgaaTTAATGTAAAATGGATAGCATTCTTACTGTTAAAAATTGATCAAagatagaaataatatactaATGATCATTTATCAATATTCCTACTACCGTGAGATACATaggatatattatttgattACAAGGTTAAAAGTtctgtataattttttataaatttatttgtatataattttaagaaaacaagtaataataaaaatttaaaataaacttagttataaataaaatacatttattttttatttattgaataatatttttattttatatttattctttttttttatataataatgttgtAAGTGTTCtgtttcatatttatttttgtactttttttttttctttttttttttaatacttaaCTAATTTTACTTCATATTATTGTGCAAGCAAATAAAAGTTTGTTGAATAGTGTtgtgttatttatttaagttttaaaattatttgtttggCATTTTAAAGAACATCAAATGCataactttatttttgtgtTGCTGATTCTTACAGTagtatttcatttatattatccttttctttttataaattttatacagTCATgtttgtaatatttatacacacTCAATCGTTTCCTTATATTTAGTGTGTCTTACTTATTAATGAATAACCCACTTATATGCAGCATTTATGTCACTaaatatttgattttttaatgcatataatatatacagtaatatttgtattaaacTACTCTTTGAGATTGATAACCtatattatgaaaacttTCTTCATAATTTCTACTTACTTCTTCACATGTGTTTACTAAggattctctttttttttcttctacttCAATAagttgaattatttttttcctttgtaaACGACTATGTAACCATGATTTCATTGGAGTAAactgtacaaaaaaaaaaaatatttatattcttaaaaatataatttttttgttttggtaattaaatgtaaaattgaatatatgCATTGTCGTAGAATTTTCTCCCTaataagtaaattttttattaacctcatataaaaaaaataaggcaAAATATGTTAGTAACAAGAAGGTTGTTAAACTGGCAGGAAAAATAAACTCTTTAGAGGAgctaaaatttttgttacaTGAAGACAAATCGTTATATTGTTCACTGTTTCAACATATGCtttcttaaaatttcttaACGCTTCACAAAATTCGTTCAATATATTCTCTTCATATTCCTTGCAATGCtcaatataaaattcataacAACCTTTAGGATTTTTACAacttgtatatgtatttttctgAGATgtagaatttttaaatttcggATATAATTTGTATAGGTTATTAAgttttgtttaaatattatcgtcaagtttttttatttctttcttgcatatattttctgTTTTGGACGAAAATTCATTATATCCCTAAAACCAATAAggatttttattataaattttatcagAAATTATCCTGTAATTTAAGTATTTAAGAGGTTTCAGGCTATGGAATTTATAACAATTATTTATCTCAATTAAATATCTACAAATCTCTTGACACACAGTggtaaaattatcataattaatTGATGAACATTTGATTCTAGGATTTCCACCAAGTCCACTACTATTCCATGTATCTGATATagctttattattaaaatcatCTCTATATTTAAGATATAATGTCACAGTATTCtcctaaaaataaaaaaagtataataataatatataaatagacaaatttatattttcattaaacaaATTTATGTATCATTTCTAGAAAAATGAATGCTTGGCTATAAtgacaaatataataattataatataaaaataaaatttgcgTTTTCTTCCGTACTATTAGTCACCATTGTATATAGATTTACGTGAATTAAAtagcaaaaattaaattggtgtaatattaatatttatataaatgaaaaaatataattaatatgtttatatgtggtttgtaactttttttcatacagaaaattttaaaaacaaaatacacAGGAAAATTTCctctttactttttaatagtattaaaataaagtagcataattagtaaaatatgaaataaactGTTCTAACAgtcaatataattatttgaaaaaaaaaggttgttttattgtaaatgaaaataattttagagGAAATTGCTTTTTTctgtttgtttatttatatgaatctcatatatttgtactgatatattatacaaataaataaaataattgcaGTTCATTCTAATATACATTTCctattataatgtaatatcaATTTAGGAATATTTTggacattttaaaataatataaatagataaatgtttactatatataaagtatagatgtttctcttttattttattataattgtttttgTTGTTAAGATTATAACTctcatattatttcatttaatatttataataagttttaacaatatatacaCTGGTTAAGAATCTGAACTTCACgaattttactaaaattaaaaattaattaaacgaacagtaattttaaataaaatgtaagtAATGTATGTGACAACAAGAATTTATTACTTAAATTAAGAATATACATTCTGTAAAAACTTGTTTcaattataaatgtaatattcgATAAATAGACTATATCATACAATTATAAAGTAATCTGTGAATTCTCTCTATCATAATGTATATGGAAGTTAAAGTTTTACTTTTACCTTTATAacatttaactttttataatatatatttttatattctatatataaatatatgtagaaacattaaatatttttacattttaaattgattataattatataacaaatataaaagttgaaaaaatttaattaacttttaaataatataagtatttCATAGTATGAATATTACATACATAAGTACAtcataaaattgttatagAGGTCTTGACAATACTATAACctctaatatattataatttaaatataaatctttatattataaataaagatatattatactgttttgtaagaaatttatttatggaattttaacattattaatCTCTAATTTTGTTGAAATTGCTCTACTATAAATTCATATTGAAAGTCCCACTTAGATAATTATTAGATTTATTAATCATATGCTAAgtaattttgaatatatataaattagaacATGAAACACCTTAAATATTTCagcatttttaaaaacatataattggACATTGATACCTtaatatcaatattttttatatatatacttagcAAAAATAACAACGTTGTTAATACAacttttaatgttttttaattatatatttttatcttaataaatattaaaagttatGATATTTTATGAAGCCACATTGTTTTCATTATATGACATAAGCTTGTATTTAACTCTTGTTGGTTTAGGTTCAAGTTATTAGTactatatattcaaaaattgataattcaattttaatttgtaatGGTTAGATACATGATAGACAATTAATTTGCTTATTATGAAGTTTTACCaatcaaagaaaaaatacatttattatattttgattacACTTGCATAACAgtgtatttaataatataatatacgaattaatttaatatttattaccaaataaattagtaacaaaaataaaaatttctttttattccaaatattaatatgcaaatatattagtGAACCAAAGTTATTAGgatttagtatattttatataggaattacttcatatttttttttttttttttttttatattactgctaaaatatatatatatattaaaaaataaaaaattgaataatatccttaaatttacaaaatttgaatttagaaatgttaatataaataatatataattaaaaattattccatttaaaaattatatagtagcgataaatataaattcttatTTGCGTTTAAAGTAAGTATTTTTTGTGGAATATTTCCTATgttctatattttatttttaaaatatattattgtccATAAAAGAAATGCATAAATTTACCTATTAACTAATATATCAGCTATTAAAAACATGATAGAAAAGGTCGTACagtttattgtttttttcatttgttgctactattattatattgttataataattaataatttaataggCATAACaagttttacaaaaatacaattgttatgttaaaaatattaatagaaaCGTATCAATAAAaacagtaatatttttattaaaacatagAGCAAATCATTATATACATTCTCTACGTTCtctatatattcaatatttcGATGTAttaagaattaaaatatatcgttttttattttgttttgaaaataattaataaatatttacttaatatactgtaataaattaataatttacatattttgtatatttattaattaatttaaattacttcattttaattaattttatttttatgtacatatagttaagataaaaaatttataatatacatttaaatttacatttgATTATCTgagttgtaaaaaaaatcatagtTACATAGTTTTCATTATGTTTTtacgaaaaaatataaaaaacagattaaataaaaagtaattgtatatttcatttttaaaagagtACCATATTTTGTTGATTATATCCTTACTTAGTGTATTTCtatataatggaaaaaaaaataaagtcactgttatttattaaaattccTAAGTTTACCCTTTTAAGTTggatatgttatatttacatttatatggtatgatattattatttaaatatatttatgttattcttattttttgtgttttatttttgttagtACTTATTTTAGTGTGcgattatttatttgttcgatattcacttttttttcGGGATTTTTTAGAgtacatttaataaatatttggatGAAAATTGCAATTATAGTAGAAAAATTTATGGAACAACATATCGTATACtgtcaaaatataaacaagaTAAATATTCAAGTAGCGTAagtttaaaagaagaaatgacaaataatggaatgaaaaaaaaggaagatatatctaataatatGGAAGGGTACActggaaaaagaaaacattcAAATGGAACTCCATTAGAATTTAGAGGAAACTGTAAatcatatatgaaaaaaaacaagtgtatgtttgaaacaaaaaattattcctactttgaaaaaaaaatatttaaagaaatggATTTTAtggattttcttaaaaacaacAAGATAATTAGCAATAAGttttacagaaaaataatacgtaaaaaatacGTACTACCATTTGTTTTACCgttattaatattctttttgttaTCAGTACTGCTCATAGTAGATTTATCATGGAGTTTCGTAGATGGAAAAGGATTGTGGGAGGCAATAGGATTTTCGACAATTTTAGTAGAATCGGGAAAAAGTGGGTGGTTGAATGCAGTATATACGTCTCTGAAAGATGTAAAAGGCTTTTGGACAGGCATTGGAGAAACGCCTAATAGTATCAGTGAATTCcatgtattattaaaattatttagaatCCTAATATATAGCTTACCGTTTTTAATATTAGGTATAACACTTATATCAAGGGTtgtttattatcataaaaaagttaaaaaatatgaaagaataaaattcagacaaagataaaattaataatgagttacatacttttttctgtaataaaataatcaatGTGAActaataattacaatatatataaatatacataataaacaTATCAATTATTGCTTAATTCTTGTATATGAACATACAGATAAGGGAATTCTTGATGAacaagttaaaaaaattctatcttagtttttttgtgaataagaatgttttaatatatttctatttgtAGTTTATAGTTTGAGctttaatgtaaataatggCTTCGggtatattaatgtattctagtaaatttgtataagtatatgtttttgtacgttattataactatataaaaagattatCTATACAATTTTATCAACATTTTGTGgtgatttatattttaactataataagatttctttttatttgatcTCTTTCTAAtctaatatgtttatat contains:
- the PmUG01_03034700 gene encoding Plasmodium exported protein, unknown function, which translates into the protein MERKIKLNFLFKIFMFIFLIWICHFDNDMSIDNEYLYKKYFADIKKVTRSYRLLGKHKKEKCSDIVHIKGDIPTIREYQKLNTYNSIKVNKGINKKQNECSLYNAGGYEHGGRSKNSVHYGRNSKLGKRKFDKMYYRNTLRNSTIADFKFLKDVTKEKAVLICVLLSYHAVSGIILSFLIPTQNVKGKIMISKLWYYGEIVAFSIFTFIVILSFIYLFRFIAKYIKIINKKREIHNTAYPSISKIFHSSYNI
- the PmUG01_03034900 gene encoding fam-l protein — protein: MEKKIKSLLFIKIPKFTLLSWICYIYIYMSTFNKYLDENCNYSRKIYGTTYRILSKYKQDKYSSSVSLKEEMTNNGMKKKEDISNNMEGYTGKRKHSNGTPLEFRGNCKSYMKKNKCMFETKNYSYFEKKIFKEMDFMDFLKNNKIISNKFYRKIIRKKYVLPFVLPLLIFFLLSVLLIVDLSWSFVDGKGLWEAIGFSTILVESGKSGWLNAVYTSLKDVKGFWTGIGETPNSISEFHVLLKLFRILIYSLPFLILGITLISRVVYYHKKVKKYERIKFRQR